The following proteins come from a genomic window of Lolium rigidum isolate FL_2022 chromosome 5, APGP_CSIRO_Lrig_0.1, whole genome shotgun sequence:
- the LOC124652716 gene encoding histone H4 → MSGRGKGGKGLGKGGAKRHRKVLRDNIQGITKPAIRRLARRGGVKRISGLIYEETRGVLKIFLENVIRDAVTYTEHARRKTVTAMDVVYALKRQGRTLYGFGG, encoded by the coding sequence atgtcgGGCCGCGGCAAGGGCGGAAAGGGTCTCGGCAAGGGCGGCGCGAAGCGGCACCGGAAGGTGCTGCGCGACAACATCCAGGGCATCACCAAGCCGGCCATCCGCCGCCTGGCGCGCCGCGGCGGCGTCAAGCGCATCTCCGGCCTCATCTACGAGGAGACCCGCGGCGTGCTCAAGATcttcctcgagaacgtcatccgcgacgCAGTCACCTACACCGAGCACGCCAGGCGCAAGACCGTCACCGCCATGGACGTCGTCTACGCGCTCAAGCGCCAGGGGCGCACACTCTACGGCTTCGGAGGCTAG
- the LOC124655678 gene encoding NAC domain-containing protein 45-like, translated as MAPVGLPPGFRFHPTDEELVNYYLKRKIHGLHIELDIIPEVDLYKCEPWDLAEKSFLPSRDPEWYFFGPRDRKYPNGFRTNRATRAGYWKSTGKDRRVMMNHGGTPPRAIGMKKTLVYYRGRAPQGVRTDWVMHEYRYDDKADSDDTSAIQDTYALCRVFKKNTICTEVEELQEGQCSMALLEGACQQLLAGSGSRGNSQEYYQTPSPDVPVGSTSGTADADDDADKDDSWMQFISDDAWCSGAAAEEDSTTCVALAT; from the exons ATGGCTCCGGTGGGTCTTCCCCCGGGCTTCCGGTTCCACCCGACAGATGAGGAGCTGGTGAACTACTACCTGAAGCGCAAGATCCATGGCCTCCACATCGAGCTCGACATCATTCCGGAGGTCGATCTCTACAAGTGCGAGCCATGGGACCTCGCAG AGAAGTCGTTCCTGCCGAGCCGTGACCCGGAGTGGTACTTCTTCGGCCCGAGGGACCGCAAGTACCCCAACGGCTTCCGGACCAACCGGGCGACGCGGGCAGGGTACTGGAAGTCCACCGGCAAGGACCGCCGCGTCATGATGAACCACGGCGGCACCCCGCCGAGAGCGATCGGGATGAAGAAGACCCTGGTGTACTACCGGGGCCGGGCGCCGCAGGGGGTGCGCACCGACTGGGTCATGCACGAGTACCGCTACGATGACAAGGCCGACTCCGACGACACCAGCGCCATCCAG GACACCTACGCCCTGTGCCGGGTCTTCAAGAAGAACACCATCTGCACCGAGGTGGAGGAGCTGCAGGAGGGGCAGTGCAGCATGGCGCTGCTGGAGGGCGCCTGCCAGCAGCTGCTCGCAGGCAGCGGCAGCCGCGGCAACAGCCAGGAGTACTACCAGACCCCGTCGCCGGACGTGCCGGTTGGGTCCACCTCTGGCACCGCTGATGCTGACGACGACGCGGACAAGGACGACTCCTGGATGCAGTTCATCTCCGATGATGCCTGGTGCTCTGGCGCCGCTGCCGAGGAAGACAGCACCACCTGCGTGGCCCTCGCCACCTGA